The following coding sequences are from one Mustela lutreola isolate mMusLut2 chromosome 5, mMusLut2.pri, whole genome shotgun sequence window:
- the LRRTM2 gene encoding leucine-rich repeat transmembrane neuronal protein 2, protein MGLHFKWPLGAPMLAAIYAMSMVLKMLPALGMACPPKCRCEKLLFYCDSQGFRSVPNATDKGSLGLSLRHNHITELERDQFASFSQLTWLHLDHNQISTVKEDAFQGLYKLKELILSSNKIFYLPNTTFTQLINLQNLDLSFNQLSSLHPELFYGLRKLQTLHLRSNSLRTIPVRLFWDCRSLEFLDLSTNRLRSLARNGFAGLIKLRELHLEHNQLTKINFAHFLRLSSLHTLFLQWNKISNLTCGMEWTWGTLEKLDLTGNEIKAIDPTVFETMPNLKILLMDNNKLNSLDSKILNSLRSLTTVGLSGNLWECSPRICALASWLGSFQGRWEHSILCHSPDHTQGEDILDAVHGFQLCWNLSTTVTAMATTYRDPTTEYTKRISSSSYHVGDKEIPTTAGIAVTTEEHFPEPDNAIFTQRVITGTMALLFSFFFIIFIVFISRKCCPPTLRRIRQCSMIQNHRQLRSQTRLHMSNMSDQGPYNEYEPTHEGPFIIINGYGQCKCQQLPYKECEV, encoded by the exons ATGG GCTTACATTTCAAGTGGCCATTAGGGGCCCCTATGCTGGCAGCAATATATGCAATGAGTATGGTTTTAAAAATGCTGCCTGCCCTGGGTATGGCGTGTCCACCCAAATGCCGCTGCGAGAAGCTGCTCTTCTACTGCGACTCTCAGGGCTTCCGCTCAGTGCCAAACGCCACAGACAAGGGCTCTCTGGGCCTGTCCCTGAGGCACAATCACATCACAGAGCTCGAAAGGGATCAATTTGCCAGCTTCAGTCAACTTACCTGGCTCCACTTAGACCACAATCAAATTTCAACAGTAAAAGAAGATGCTTTTCAAGGACTATATAAACTTAAGGAATTAATCTTAAGTtccaacaaaatattttacttgcCAAACACAACTTTTACTCAACTGATTAACCTGCAAAATTTGGACCTGTCTTTTAATCAGCTGTCATCTCTGCACCCAGAGCTCTTCTACGGCCTTCGGAAGCTGCAGACCTTGCATTTACGGTCCAACTCCCTGCGGACTATCCCAGTACGTCTGTTCTGGGACTGTCGTAGTCTGGAGTTTCTGGATTTGAGCACAAACCGTTTGCGAAGTTTGGCTCGCAATGGATTTGCAGGATTAATCAAACTGAGAGAGCTTCACCTAGAGCACAACCAGCTGACGAAGATTAATTTTGCTCATTTCCTACGGCTAAGCAGTCTGCACACACTCTTCTTACAATGGAACAAAATTAGCAACTTGACATGTGGAATGGAGTGGACCTGGGGCACTTTAGAAAAGCTAGACTTGACTGGAAATGAAATCAAAGCCATCGACCCGACAGTGTTTGAAACGATGCCTAATCTTAAAATTCTCCTCATGGATAACAACAAGTTAAATAGCCTTGATTCCAAGATCTTAAACTCGCTGAGATCCCTCACAACCGTCGGCCTCTCTGGCAATCTGTGGGAATGCAGCCCTCGAATATGTGCTTTGGCCTCCTGGCTGGGCAGTTTCCAAGGTCGGTGGGAACATTCCATCCTATGTCACAGCCCTGACCACACCCAAGGAGAGGATATACTAGATGCAGTCCATGGATTTCAGCTCTGCTGGAATTTATCAACCACTGTCACTGCCATGGCTACAACTTATAGAGATCCAACCACTGAATACACAAAAAGAATAAGCTCATCAAGTTATCATGTGGGAGACAAAGAAATCCCAACTACTGCAGGCATAGCAGTTACTACTGAGGAACACTTTCCTGAACCAGACAATGCCATCTTCACTCAGCGGGTAATTACAGGAACAATggctttattgttttctttcttttttattatttttatagtgttCATCTCCAGGAAGTGCTGCCCTCCCACTTTGAGAAGAATTAGGCAGTGCTCAATGATTCAGAACCACAGGCAGCTCCGATCCCAAACACGACTCCATATGTCAAACATGTCAGACCAAGGACCGTATAATGAATATGAACCCACCCATGAAGGACCCTTCATCATCATTAATGGTTATGGACAGTGCAAGTGTCAGCAGCTGCCATACAAAGAATGTGAAGTATAA